CCTGCAGGATCACGGTGCTGGCTGGGGACACGCTGCCCATCGATGTGTACTGCCACATCCCCATCATGTGCGAGGACAGGAGCCTCCCCTACGCTTATGTCCCTTCCAAATCGGTGAGTGCTGGGGGCGAACCAGCCCCTGTGAGGAGTCCAGGCTGTGACTGGAGCCATCCTGGGGAGGTGCAGATGCAGTGACCAGGTAAAGAACCTGGTGCTTGCCACAGAACGGACATGGGGGAGGTATAGGAGTGTTTCACTATGAGATCACAGAACTGTTTGCCACAATCGATTCCCTCAGCAGCCCTGGGGGATATCAGGGACAAGAGCCCtctgggacacagccaggagaaTTTCTCCCTCCTCAGTTGTGAGCTGCGACCAGTACCCTCTTCGTGGGCTGGAAATTGGGAGCGAGGGGAGGTGTCTTTGGAGCTTCAGCCTCatgcaggcagctctgcagatcCTGCTCTGGGGATGAAGCATGGCACATGAGCCAAGTGCCAGCCCCTTGTGCCAGGTGCCATCCCAGGCCTTTGCTTCCAGCTTGTAGGACTCAAGCTGAGAAAAGGGCTCTTGAACCCAGCAGAAGTCCAGAGGGCTTTGGGTAGATGGGCTGGCGGAGAGATTCCTTGCATTAGACCAGGGAATGCAGTGAGCTGGTCCTGAGCCTCTCCCCTCAGGAAGAGACCTGGCACCCCACAGTCTCACTGTTCCCACAGgacctgggagctgcagccgGCTCCAAGCGCCCGACCTGCGTCATCATGATCAAGCCCCACGAGGAGTACCAGGAGGCCTACGACGAGTGTCTGGAGGAGGTGTCATCTCTTCCGCTGCCACTGTGAAGAGCCGGGgactggctgtgccctgcagggtCGTGacaggtccctgtgcccctgcccaggggCCTCATGGCCATTTGTGGGGACACCACCGAGAGCACTGactgggggggggaaggggagcacTGTGGGGGTGAA
This DNA window, taken from Pseudopipra pipra isolate bDixPip1 chromosome 15, bDixPip1.hap1, whole genome shotgun sequence, encodes the following:
- the NHP2 gene encoding H/ACA ribonucleoprotein complex subunit 2; the encoded protein is MARDKPEAAAEAEAAPERSYREQLDFLNPIAQPLASRKLTRKLYKCIRKAAKHKQIRRGVKEVQKFINKGEKGITVLAGDTLPIDVYCHIPIMCEDRSLPYAYVPSKSDLGAAAGSKRPTCVIMIKPHEEYQEAYDECLEEVSSLPLPL